One Streptomyces sp. RPA4-2 genomic window carries:
- a CDS encoding Lrp/AsnC family transcriptional regulator — protein MAIDHLDGRLIVLLAREPRIGVLEMSRRLGVARGTVQARLDRLQSNGVIRGFGPQVDPAALGYPVTAFATLEIRQGQGPDVRAHLATVPEVLELHTTTGSGDMLCRLVARSNADLQRVIDRVVGFDGIVRASTAIVMENAVPLRIIPLVEQAAAEH, from the coding sequence ATGGCGATCGATCATCTGGACGGCCGGCTCATCGTGCTGCTGGCGCGGGAGCCGCGGATCGGCGTCCTGGAGATGTCCCGGCGGCTGGGGGTCGCGCGCGGCACGGTGCAGGCCCGGCTGGACCGTCTTCAGTCGAATGGAGTCATCCGGGGATTCGGCCCGCAGGTGGATCCGGCGGCGCTCGGGTACCCCGTGACGGCCTTCGCGACGCTGGAGATCCGGCAGGGGCAAGGCCCCGACGTACGGGCGCACTTGGCGACCGTCCCGGAGGTGCTGGAGCTGCACACGACCACCGGCAGCGGGGACATGCTGTGCCGGCTGGTGGCCCGCTCGAACGCCGATCTCCAGCGGGTGATCGACCGGGTCGTCGGTTTTGATGGCATCGTCCGGGCCTCCACGGCGATCGTCATGGAGAACGCCGTGCCGCTGCGGATCATCCCGCTGGTGGAACAGGCGGCGGCCGAGCACTGA
- a CDS encoding ABC transporter permease gives MNFWEYLSNRHQQLLMDAYQHASVVFQCMVVATLIGVVLGVVTYRSDWAGGLATVTTSSILTVPSLAMIGLLIPIVGLGVPPTVIALTLYGLLPVVRNSIVGLRGVDPALVDAAKGIGMSRVARLLKVELPLAWPPILTGIRVSTQMLMGIAAIAAYASGPGLGNEIFRGIGSLGSKNALNQVLAGTVGIIILALLFDAAYVLVGRLTIPRGIRG, from the coding sequence GTGAACTTCTGGGAGTACCTGAGCAACCGCCATCAGCAGTTGCTCATGGACGCGTACCAGCACGCCAGCGTGGTCTTCCAGTGCATGGTCGTCGCGACCCTCATCGGCGTGGTGCTCGGTGTGGTCACCTACCGCAGCGACTGGGCGGGCGGCCTCGCCACGGTCACCACCTCCTCCATCCTGACCGTCCCGTCGCTCGCCATGATCGGCCTGCTGATCCCGATCGTGGGTCTGGGTGTCCCGCCCACCGTGATCGCGCTGACGCTGTACGGACTGCTGCCGGTCGTACGCAACTCGATCGTGGGCCTGCGCGGGGTCGACCCCGCGCTGGTGGACGCCGCGAAGGGCATCGGCATGTCACGGGTGGCGCGGCTGCTGAAGGTCGAGCTGCCGCTCGCCTGGCCGCCGATCCTCACCGGCATCCGGGTCTCCACACAGATGCTGATGGGCATCGCGGCCATCGCGGCCTACGCCTCCGGGCCCGGCCTCGGCAACGAGATCTTCCGTGGCATCGGGTCCCTGGGCAGCAAGAACGCGCTCAACCAGGTACTCGCGGGCACGGTCGGGATCATCATCCTGGCGCTGCTGTTCGACGCCGCGTACGTGCTCGTCGGGCGGCTGACCATCCCGAGGGGGATCCGTGGCTGA
- a CDS encoding betaine/proline/choline family ABC transporter ATP-binding protein (Members of the family are the ATP-binding subunit of ABC transporters for substrates such as betaine, L-proline or other amino acids, choline, carnitine, etc. The substrate specificity is best determined from the substrate-binding subunit, rather than this subunit, as it interacts with the permease subunit and not with substrate directly.), producing the protein MELEHLTKRYPGSSDPAVDSVNMEIKAGELVVFVGPSGCGKSTTLKMINRLIEPTGGRIRIGGEDVTDMDPVKLRRRIGYAIQSSGLFPHMTVAQNIALVPKMVGWPKSRIRARVEEMLDLVGLDPGEFQGRYPRQLSGGQQQRVGVARALAADPPVLLMDEPFGAVDPITRDHLQDELIRLQRELHKTIVFVTHDFDEAIKLGDRIAVLRERSHIAQFDTPEAILTNPADDFVSGFVGAGAALKRLNLTRVRDVEITDYPTVTVNDRLQEIFNKLRSSGTNEILLLDKRRRPYKWLRRGDLMRAKGSLARAGTLVHDTVTRDATLRDALEAVLTDNTGRVAVTGRRGEYIGVVDMETLMNSVHELLEEDRLEAMEHQHELEDARAQQTHFEQEGPGGEAKA; encoded by the coding sequence ATCGAACTGGAGCACCTCACCAAGCGCTATCCGGGCAGCAGTGACCCCGCCGTGGACAGCGTCAACATGGAGATCAAGGCGGGCGAACTCGTCGTCTTCGTCGGCCCGTCCGGGTGCGGCAAGTCCACCACACTCAAGATGATCAACCGGCTGATCGAACCGACCGGCGGCCGCATCCGCATCGGCGGCGAGGACGTCACCGACATGGACCCGGTGAAGCTGCGCCGCAGGATCGGGTACGCGATCCAGTCGTCCGGGCTCTTCCCGCACATGACGGTCGCCCAGAACATCGCCCTCGTACCGAAGATGGTCGGCTGGCCGAAGTCGCGGATCCGGGCGCGGGTCGAGGAGATGCTGGACCTGGTCGGCCTCGACCCGGGCGAGTTCCAGGGCCGCTATCCGCGTCAGCTCTCCGGCGGCCAGCAGCAGCGGGTGGGCGTGGCGCGGGCGCTGGCCGCCGACCCGCCCGTCCTGCTCATGGACGAGCCCTTCGGCGCCGTGGACCCGATCACCCGCGACCATCTCCAGGACGAGCTGATCCGGCTCCAGCGCGAGCTGCACAAGACGATCGTCTTCGTCACGCACGACTTCGACGAGGCGATCAAGCTGGGCGACCGGATCGCCGTCCTGCGCGAGCGCTCGCACATCGCGCAGTTCGACACCCCTGAGGCGATCCTCACCAACCCCGCCGACGACTTCGTGTCGGGGTTCGTGGGAGCCGGCGCGGCGCTGAAGCGGCTCAACCTCACCCGGGTGCGGGACGTGGAGATCACCGACTATCCGACGGTCACCGTCAACGACCGGCTCCAGGAGATCTTCAACAAGCTCCGGAGCAGCGGGACGAACGAGATCCTGCTCCTCGACAAGCGGCGCCGTCCCTACAAGTGGCTGCGGCGCGGCGACCTGATGCGGGCCAAGGGTTCGCTGGCGCGGGCGGGCACGCTGGTCCACGACACGGTGACCCGGGACGCCACGCTGCGGGACGCGCTGGAGGCCGTGCTCACCGACAACACCGGCCGGGTCGCGGTGACGGGGCGGCGCGGCGAGTACATCGGTGTCGTCGACATGGAGACGCTGATGAACTCCGTGCACGAGCTGCTGGAGGAGGACCGGCTCGAGGCGATGGAGCACCAGCACGAACTGGAGGACGCGCGCGCCCAGCAGACCCACTTCGAGCAGGAGGGTCCGGGCGGGGAGGCGAAGGCATGA
- a CDS encoding ABC transporter permease produces the protein MRTPPPGRRPEGEHEVKGLAFRDDGAFPDDEVLPGDAGLPDEREPVPPPAAPRRRITWQKLTVLPAVLAAVLLATWLWFQQAALDPISRNALSNGQVSKALWQQIELTVISTFFVLIIAIPLGVLLTRGMFRKASPVAMAFANMGQATPAIGLLALLVIWLGTGQKAALIGITVYAILPVLSNTIAGLKANDPTLLEAARGIGMSPMGVLSRVELPLAVPLILAGVRTALVLNVGTATLATFGGGGGLGVLITTGITNQRMPVLVLGSVLTVTLALLVDWLASLAELLLRPRGLEAGS, from the coding sequence ATGAGGACTCCCCCGCCCGGCCGCAGGCCCGAGGGCGAGCACGAGGTCAAAGGGCTCGCGTTCCGGGACGACGGCGCGTTCCCCGACGACGAGGTCCTCCCCGGGGACGCCGGCCTCCCGGACGAGCGGGAGCCCGTGCCACCGCCCGCCGCGCCGCGGCGCCGGATCACCTGGCAGAAGCTGACCGTCCTGCCGGCGGTGCTGGCGGCCGTGCTGCTGGCCACCTGGCTGTGGTTCCAGCAGGCCGCCCTCGACCCCATCTCCAGGAACGCGCTGTCGAACGGGCAGGTGTCGAAGGCCCTGTGGCAGCAGATCGAACTGACCGTGATCTCGACGTTCTTCGTGCTGATCATCGCGATCCCGCTGGGTGTCCTGCTCACCCGCGGGATGTTCCGGAAGGCGAGCCCGGTCGCGATGGCCTTCGCCAACATGGGGCAGGCCACCCCGGCCATCGGTCTGCTGGCGCTGCTGGTCATCTGGCTCGGCACCGGGCAGAAGGCGGCCCTGATCGGCATCACCGTCTACGCCATCCTGCCGGTCCTCTCCAACACGATCGCGGGTCTGAAGGCCAACGACCCGACGCTCCTGGAGGCCGCGCGCGGTATCGGCATGTCCCCGATGGGTGTCCTGTCCCGCGTCGAACTCCCGCTGGCCGTCCCGCTGATCCTGGCCGGTGTCCGCACGGCCCTGGTCCTGAACGTGGGTACGGCCACGCTGGCCACCTTCGGCGGGGGCGGCGGCCTCGGCGTCCTGATCACCACCGGCATCACCAACCAGCGGATGCCGGTCCTGGTGCTCGGTTCGGTCCTCACCGTGACGCTCGCGCTGCTCGTGGACTGGCTGGCCTCGCTGGCCGAACTGCTGCTGCGGCCGCGGGGGCTGGAGGCGGGCTCATGA
- a CDS encoding glycine betaine ABC transporter substrate-binding protein, which translates to MRRTGPRALLAGALVLLSGCGLTSGSPMVDDVGPGSIGQGLPLKGAHLTVTSKEFTEQLILGAIMGIAFQAAGAEVLDRTGIQGSIGAREAVKSGDADGMYEYTGTAWITYLGNSKPIPDPRKQWQAVRDADLRNGITWLPPSALNNTYALAMNQANFRKYGTKTLSDVAALSRKDPGAVTLCVESEFANRADGLPGMEKAYGMSVPAKNITQMDTGIIYTQVAKGSCTYGEVFTTDGRIRSMHLAVMADDKKFFPNYNAAPAINSRALKRYPAIARVLDPVTRKLDNTVAQELNAKVDVQGQDPHEVALDWMTAEGFVKQG; encoded by the coding sequence ATGAGGCGGACGGGTCCGCGCGCGCTGCTGGCCGGTGCGCTGGTGCTTCTCTCCGGCTGCGGTCTGACCAGCGGTTCCCCCATGGTCGACGACGTCGGGCCCGGCTCCATCGGGCAGGGGCTGCCGCTCAAGGGCGCGCATCTCACGGTGACGTCGAAGGAGTTCACCGAGCAGCTGATCCTCGGCGCGATCATGGGTATCGCCTTCCAGGCGGCCGGTGCGGAGGTCCTCGACCGGACCGGGATCCAGGGGTCGATCGGTGCCCGGGAGGCCGTCAAGAGCGGCGACGCGGACGGCATGTACGAGTACACGGGCACCGCCTGGATCACGTACCTCGGCAACAGCAAGCCCATCCCCGACCCGCGGAAGCAGTGGCAGGCGGTGCGCGACGCCGACCTGAGGAACGGGATCACCTGGCTGCCGCCGTCCGCCCTCAACAACACCTACGCGCTGGCCATGAACCAGGCCAACTTCCGGAAGTACGGCACGAAGACGCTCTCCGACGTGGCCGCGCTGTCCAGGAAAGACCCCGGCGCGGTCACGCTCTGCGTGGAGAGCGAGTTCGCCAACCGGGCCGACGGGCTGCCGGGCATGGAGAAGGCGTACGGGATGAGCGTGCCCGCGAAGAACATCACACAGATGGACACCGGGATCATCTACACCCAGGTGGCGAAGGGGAGTTGCACGTACGGGGAGGTGTTCACCACGGACGGGCGCATCCGCTCGATGCACCTGGCCGTGATGGCGGACGACAAGAAGTTCTTCCCCAACTACAACGCGGCGCCCGCGATCAACTCCCGGGCGCTGAAGCGATATCCGGCGATCGCCCGGGTCCTCGACCCGGTGACGAGGAAGCTGGACAACACGGTGGCGCAGGAGTTGAACGCCAAGGTGGACGTGCAGGGGCAGGATCCGCACGAGGTGGCACTGGACTGGATGACGGCGGAGGGGTTCGTGAAACAGGGCTGA
- a CDS encoding transcriptional regulator: MTEPREPQHHTLDARSLRGLAHPLRMQLLTALRRGGPATASQLAERLGESSGATSYHLRQLAAHGFVEDAPEHGKGRERWWRASHQALIYDSAQLNDADPAVRGAADLFLHEVANSHTRELSTWIATRSDWPDAWSGATDMSDMTVRLTPGQAAELVTKMHELLSSYRPLEAEEDTPGAEQVRIHTHLFPFKQT, from the coding sequence ATGACGGAGCCCCGGGAACCGCAGCACCACACGCTCGACGCCCGCTCGCTGCGCGGACTCGCGCACCCTCTGCGCATGCAGTTGCTGACCGCCCTGCGCCGCGGTGGACCCGCGACCGCATCGCAACTGGCGGAGCGGCTCGGCGAGTCCAGCGGCGCCACCAGCTACCACCTGCGCCAGCTCGCCGCACACGGCTTCGTCGAGGACGCCCCGGAGCACGGCAAGGGGCGGGAGCGCTGGTGGAGGGCGTCCCACCAGGCTCTGATCTACGACAGCGCCCAGCTGAACGACGCGGACCCCGCGGTCCGCGGAGCCGCCGACCTGTTCCTGCACGAGGTCGCGAACAGCCACACCCGTGAGCTGTCGACCTGGATCGCCACCCGGAGCGACTGGCCCGACGCCTGGTCCGGGGCCACCGACATGAGCGACATGACGGTACGCCTGACACCCGGCCAGGCGGCCGAGCTGGTCACGAAGATGCACGAACTGCTGAGCAGCTACCGCCCGCTGGAAGCCGAAGAGGACACCCCCGGCGCGGAGCAGGTACGTATCCACACGCACCTCTTCCCCTTCAAACAGACCTGA
- a CDS encoding S16 family serine protease, which yields MLSRLTRPKAVAVCAVPVVALLATAVFAPLPFSLAQPGLTANVLGENRGDPVITISGSPVRRTRGQLRMTTIEATGPDARVSLGDVISGWFATDRAVMPRDSVYPSGNSVKEIEQHNADEMKQSQDTATEAALSYLHEKNDVKVTLKLADVGGPSAGLLFTLGIIDKLDGDGSGGDLTGGRTVAGTGTIDADGKVGAVGGVALKTQAARRDGATVFLVPKAECSDAEAELPKGLRLVAVTTLKGAVDALVSLEKGKGSVPGC from the coding sequence GTGCTCTCTCGCCTCACACGCCCCAAGGCCGTCGCCGTCTGCGCCGTTCCCGTCGTGGCCCTGCTCGCCACGGCGGTGTTCGCGCCGCTGCCGTTCTCCCTCGCGCAGCCCGGCCTGACGGCGAACGTCCTCGGCGAGAACAGGGGTGACCCGGTCATCACGATCAGCGGGTCGCCCGTCCGCCGGACCCGCGGACAGCTGCGGATGACGACGATCGAGGCGACCGGGCCGGACGCGCGCGTCTCGCTCGGTGACGTGATCAGCGGCTGGTTCGCCACGGACCGGGCGGTGATGCCCCGCGACTCGGTCTACCCGAGCGGGAACAGCGTCAAGGAGATCGAGCAGCACAACGCCGACGAGATGAAGCAGTCGCAGGACACGGCCACCGAGGCGGCGCTGTCCTATCTGCACGAGAAGAACGACGTGAAGGTCACGCTCAAGCTGGCCGACGTGGGCGGCCCCAGTGCCGGACTCCTCTTCACGCTCGGCATCATCGACAAATTGGACGGCGACGGCAGCGGCGGCGACCTCACGGGCGGTCGCACCGTCGCGGGTACGGGGACGATCGACGCGGACGGCAAGGTCGGCGCGGTCGGTGGCGTGGCGCTGAAGACGCAGGCCGCGCGGCGGGACGGCGCGACGGTCTTCCTGGTTCCGAAGGCCGAGTGCTCGGACGCCGAGGCCGAGCTCCCGAAGGGGCTGCGGCTGGTGGCGGTGACCACGCTCAAGGGGGCGGTCGACGCGCTGGTGTCCCTGGAGAAGGGGAAGGGCTCGGTGCCCGGCTGCTAG
- a CDS encoding IclR family transcriptional regulator, producing the protein MTAETSQTLDRGLRVLKLLADTDHGLTVTELSNKLGVNRTVVYRLLATLEQHALVRRDLGGRARVGLGVLRLGSQVHPLVREAALPALRALAEDIGATAHLTLVDGTEALAVAVVEPTWTDYHVAYRAGFRHPLDRGAAGRAILSARQAPVGEPGYTLTHGELEAGASGAAAPLLGVTGVEGSVGVVMLADSVPERVGPRVMDAAREVADALR; encoded by the coding sequence GTGACCGCGGAGACCTCTCAGACGCTCGACCGGGGACTGCGTGTCCTCAAGCTGCTCGCCGACACGGATCACGGGCTGACGGTCACCGAGCTCTCGAACAAACTGGGTGTCAACCGGACCGTCGTGTACCGGTTGCTCGCCACCCTGGAGCAGCACGCGCTGGTACGCCGTGATCTGGGCGGCCGCGCCCGGGTCGGGCTCGGGGTGCTGCGCCTGGGCAGCCAGGTGCATCCGCTGGTACGGGAGGCCGCGCTGCCCGCGCTGCGCGCACTGGCCGAGGACATAGGGGCCACCGCCCACCTCACCCTCGTCGACGGGACCGAGGCCCTCGCCGTCGCCGTCGTCGAACCCACCTGGACCGATTACCACGTCGCCTATCGCGCCGGGTTCCGCCACCCGCTGGACCGGGGTGCGGCGGGCCGCGCGATCCTCTCCGCCCGGCAGGCACCCGTGGGCGAGCCCGGATACACGCTCACGCACGGGGAGCTGGAGGCGGGTGCGAGCGGCGCCGCGGCACCGCTCCTCGGCGTGACCGGTGTCGAGGGCAGCGTGGGCGTCGTCATGCTCGCGGACTCCGTGCCGGAGCGGGTCGGGCCGCGGGTCATGGACGCGGCCCGTGAGGTCGCGGACGCGCTGCGCTGA
- a CDS encoding DEAD/DEAH box helicase, with protein MTTTAATASSSHHLSPAFPGRAPWGTAGKLRAWQQGAMERYIQEQPRDFLAVATPGAGKTTFALTLASWLLHHHVVQQVTVVAPTEHLKKQWAEAAARIGIKLDPEYSAGPLSKEYQGVAVTYAGVGVRPMLHRNRSEQRKTLVILDEIHHAGDSKSWGEACLEAFEPATRRLALTGTPFRSDTNPIPFVTYEEGNDGIRRSSADYTYGYGSALGDGVVRPVIFLSYSGNMRWRTKAGDEIAARLGEPMTKDAISQAWRTALDPRGEWMPSVLRAADQRLTEVRKGIPDAGALVIASDQDSARAYAKLIREITGTKATLVLSDDTGASNRIDEFSHGDDRWMVAVRMVSEGVDVPRLAVGVYATTISTPLFFAQAVGRFVRSRRRGETASVFLPTVPDLLGFANEMEVERDHVLDKPKKEGEEDPYAESEKEMDEANKEQDEDTGEQEQFSFEALESEAVFDRVLYDGAEFGMQAHPGSAEEQDYLGIPGLLEPDQVQMLLQKRQARQIAHSRKKPDEEADLLELPAERRPVVSHKEMLELRKQLNTMVGAYVHQSGKPHGVIHTELRRVCGGPPSAEATAGQLRQRIAKVQEWATRMR; from the coding sequence GTGACTACCACCGCCGCCACCGCTTCCTCCTCGCACCACCTCTCACCCGCCTTTCCCGGGCGCGCCCCCTGGGGCACCGCGGGCAAGCTGCGCGCCTGGCAGCAGGGGGCGATGGAGAGGTACATCCAGGAGCAGCCGCGCGATTTCCTCGCCGTCGCCACCCCAGGCGCCGGCAAGACGACGTTCGCGCTGACCCTCGCGTCCTGGCTGCTGCATCATCACGTGGTGCAGCAGGTGACCGTGGTCGCGCCGACCGAGCACCTGAAGAAGCAGTGGGCGGAGGCCGCGGCGCGGATAGGGATCAAGCTGGACCCCGAGTACAGCGCGGGCCCGCTCAGCAAGGAGTACCAGGGTGTCGCCGTGACGTACGCCGGGGTCGGCGTCCGGCCGATGCTGCACCGCAACCGCTCCGAGCAGCGCAAGACCCTCGTCATCCTCGACGAGATCCACCACGCCGGTGACTCCAAGTCCTGGGGCGAGGCCTGTCTCGAAGCGTTCGAGCCGGCCACCCGGCGGCTCGCGCTCACCGGTACGCCGTTCCGGTCCGACACCAACCCGATCCCCTTCGTCACCTACGAGGAGGGGAACGACGGGATCCGGCGGTCCTCCGCCGATTACACCTACGGGTACGGGTCCGCCCTCGGCGACGGGGTCGTGCGGCCCGTCATCTTCCTCTCCTACAGCGGCAACATGCGGTGGCGCACGAAGGCGGGCGACGAGATCGCGGCGCGGCTCGGGGAGCCGATGACCAAGGACGCCATCAGCCAGGCCTGGCGCACCGCGCTCGACCCGCGCGGCGAGTGGATGCCCAGCGTGCTGCGCGCCGCCGACCAGCGGCTGACCGAGGTGCGCAAGGGCATCCCGGACGCCGGTGCCCTCGTCATCGCCTCCGACCAGGACTCCGCCCGTGCCTACGCCAAGCTGATCCGCGAGATCACCGGGACGAAGGCGACCCTCGTCCTGTCCGACGACACCGGCGCCTCGAACCGCATCGACGAGTTCAGCCACGGCGACGACCGGTGGATGGTCGCGGTGCGCATGGTGTCCGAAGGCGTCGACGTTCCACGGCTCGCCGTCGGTGTGTACGCGACCACCATCTCGACCCCCCTGTTCTTCGCGCAGGCCGTGGGCCGTTTCGTCCGCTCCCGGCGGCGCGGCGAGACCGCTTCCGTCTTCCTTCCGACCGTCCCCGACCTTCTCGGCTTCGCCAACGAGATGGAGGTCGAGCGCGACCACGTCCTCGACAAGCCCAAGAAGGAGGGCGAGGAGGACCCGTACGCCGAGTCCGAGAAGGAGATGGACGAGGCGAACAAGGAGCAGGACGAGGACACCGGCGAGCAGGAGCAGTTCTCCTTCGAGGCGCTGGAGTCCGAGGCCGTCTTCGACCGGGTGCTGTACGACGGCGCCGAGTTCGGGATGCAGGCCCACCCGGGGAGCGCGGAGGAGCAGGACTACCTCGGCATTCCCGGGCTGCTGGAGCCCGACCAGGTGCAGATGCTGCTGCAGAAGCGGCAGGCCCGGCAGATCGCGCACAGCCGCAAGAAGCCCGACGAGGAGGCCGATCTCCTCGAACTCCCCGCCGAGCGGCGTCCGGTGGTCTCGCACAAGGAGATGCTGGAACTGCGCAAGCAGCTCAACACCATGGTCGGCGCGTACGTCCACCAGAGCGGCAAGCCGCACGGGGTGATCCACACCGAACTGCGGAGGGTGTGCGGCGGCCCGCCGAGCGCGGAGGCCACCGCGGGGCAGCTGCGGCAGCGGATCGCCAAGGTGCAGGAGTGGGCCACCCGGATGCGGTGA
- a CDS encoding type II toxin-antitoxin system death-on-curing family toxin yields the protein MSAVDPGDPVNPAGPTRHLTVAEVTDIARIAFGGTAPETREPGLLASAVHRPRARMLGVAAYTDLYEQAAALLHALAANHPFVDGNKRTAWLSAATFLAVNGVDLGGCDQAAAYDLVIDVASGEESGLGVIAARLRAL from the coding sequence ATGAGCGCTGTCGACCCCGGTGACCCCGTGAACCCCGCGGGCCCGACCCGGCACCTCACCGTCGCCGAGGTGACGGACATCGCCCGGATCGCCTTCGGCGGCACCGCCCCCGAGACACGGGAGCCGGGACTGCTGGCCTCCGCCGTGCACCGCCCGCGCGCCCGCATGCTCGGCGTCGCCGCCTACACCGACCTCTACGAACAGGCCGCGGCCCTGCTGCACGCGCTCGCCGCCAACCACCCCTTCGTCGACGGCAACAAGCGCACGGCCTGGCTGTCCGCCGCCACCTTCCTCGCCGTCAACGGCGTCGACCTCGGCGGCTGCGACCAGGCGGCGGCGTACGACCTGGTCATCGACGTGGCGTCCGGCGAGGAGAGCGGGCTCGGGGTGATCGCGGCCCGGCTGCGCGCGCTGTGA
- a CDS encoding MFS transporter, whose protein sequence is MTALEPRDAATARPPTEAQAGEGVLSRPYRALSVGIVSVVLLIAFEATAVGTAMPVAARELDGVALYAFAFSGYFTTSLFGMVLAGQWSDRDGPLGSLTAGIGAFAAGLILSGTAGGMWLFVLGRAVQGLGGGLVIVALYVVVGQAYPERLRPSIMAGFAAAWVVPSVVGPLAAGAVTEHLGWRWVFVGIPVLVVLPLALALPQIRRRTRGRTADPAPVPAGRRRIRSALAVALGAGLLQYAAQDLRWLSLVPAAAGAALLVPAVLRLLPAGTYRAARGLPSVVLLRGVAAGSFVAAESFVPLMLVTQRGLSPTLAGFSLAAGGGTWALGSYVQSRPRVEPYRERLMFFGMVLVAAAIAAVPAVLVHAVPVWTVAVAWGFGCFGMGLVIASTSVLLLHLSAPEEAGANSASLQISDALSNIVLLAAGGAAFASLGGGTVTDTATSAAGSHPAAFAAVFLPMAGVALAGAWVTTRLRER, encoded by the coding sequence ATGACCGCACTGGAACCACGGGACGCCGCAACCGCCCGGCCGCCGACGGAGGCCCAGGCCGGGGAAGGGGTGCTGAGCCGGCCGTACCGGGCGCTCAGTGTCGGGATCGTCTCCGTGGTGCTGCTGATCGCGTTCGAGGCGACGGCGGTCGGCACGGCCATGCCGGTGGCGGCCAGGGAGCTCGACGGGGTCGCGCTGTACGCCTTCGCGTTCTCGGGCTACTTCACGACGAGCCTGTTCGGGATGGTGCTCGCCGGCCAGTGGTCGGACCGGGACGGCCCCCTGGGCTCGCTGACCGCGGGAATCGGGGCCTTCGCGGCGGGGCTGATCCTGTCCGGTACGGCCGGCGGCATGTGGCTGTTCGTGCTCGGACGGGCGGTGCAGGGGCTCGGCGGCGGTCTGGTGATCGTCGCGCTGTACGTGGTCGTGGGGCAGGCCTACCCGGAGCGGCTGCGGCCGTCGATCATGGCGGGCTTCGCGGCGGCCTGGGTGGTGCCGTCCGTGGTCGGACCGCTCGCGGCGGGCGCCGTCACCGAACACCTCGGCTGGCGCTGGGTCTTCGTCGGCATACCGGTTCTGGTCGTCCTCCCGCTCGCCCTCGCCCTGCCGCAGATACGGCGGCGCACCCGCGGACGGACGGCGGACCCCGCCCCCGTACCCGCGGGCCGGCGGCGCATCCGTTCGGCGCTCGCGGTCGCCCTCGGCGCGGGGCTGCTCCAGTACGCCGCCCAGGATCTGCGGTGGCTGTCGCTCGTCCCCGCCGCGGCGGGGGCCGCGCTGCTCGTCCCGGCCGTCCTCCGGCTGCTCCCGGCCGGTACCTACCGGGCCGCGCGCGGTCTGCCCTCCGTGGTGCTGCTGCGCGGGGTCGCGGCCGGCTCCTTCGTCGCCGCCGAGTCCTTCGTGCCGCTCATGCTGGTCACCCAGCGTGGACTGTCGCCGACGCTCGCCGGGTTCTCGCTCGCGGCGGGCGGCGGGACCTGGGCGCTGGGTTCGTACGTCCAGTCGAGGCCGCGCGTGGAGCCGTACCGGGAGCGGCTGATGTTCTTCGGGATGGTGCTGGTCGCGGCCGCGATAGCCGCCGTGCCCGCTGTGCTCGTGCACGCCGTGCCGGTGTGGACCGTCGCCGTCGCCTGGGGGTTCGGCTGCTTCGGGATGGGGCTGGTGATCGCCTCGACCAGTGTGCTGCTGCTCCATCTCTCCGCACCCGAGGAGGCCGGCGCGAACTCCGCCTCGCTGCAGATCTCCGACGCCCTCTCCAACATCGTCCTGCTCGCGGCGGGCGGTGCGGCCTTCGCCTCCCTGGGCGGCGGCACGGTCACGGACACGGCCACCTCGGCGGCCGGCTCCCACCCCGCCGCCTTCGCCGCCGTGTTCCTGCCGATGGCCGGGGTGGCGCTGGCGGGCGCCTGGGTGACGACCCGGCTGCGGGAACGGTGA
- a CDS encoding DUF6479 family protein produces the protein MSTASASIQMAAPSGLLSLGLFLVAVALVTLLGGSLWLGCRIRAHEQLPRPEEQPQLPPGGAVHEVREVRESAEIPKVDKSGHALTPYELAHSSRPSASQERRRWDEGGSGSFGSGGLGPH, from the coding sequence ATGAGTACCGCATCCGCATCGATACAGATGGCAGCGCCCAGCGGCCTGCTCAGCCTCGGGCTGTTCCTGGTCGCCGTGGCCCTCGTGACGCTATTGGGCGGCAGCCTCTGGCTGGGCTGCCGCATCCGAGCCCACGAACAGCTGCCGCGCCCCGAGGAGCAGCCGCAGCTGCCACCGGGCGGCGCGGTCCACGAGGTCCGAGAGGTCCGCGAGTCCGCCGAGATCCCCAAGGTGGACAAGAGCGGGCACGCCCTCACTCCGTACGAGCTGGCCCACTCGTCCCGACCGAGCGCGTCGCAGGAGCGGCGACGCTGGGACGAGGGCGGAAGCGGCTCGTTCGGCAGCGGCGGCCTGGGGCCCCACTGA